The DNA region ACCATTGGATCGCGTGGCAGGTCGCCATCGTCGGCTGCGTAGGTTGTTATGCCCAGAGGTTGGAACAGATAACGGTCAGCAAAATTGAATACGCTCTGGCCGGATACCTGTTCAATCACCTGGCTCAACAAATACGCTGCGGCAAAGTTTGTCGCCGGTTGGATATTTGTCTGTTGCCGGGAAATGAGTCGCAGACTGGCCTCAATTTTATCTTCTGCGTAAAACAAATCCCAATAATCCGGGCTTCCGGCTCCCCAAAGCAGTGGTGCCTGTGACCTTAGCAGGCGGCTTAACGTCATCGATGCTGTACCATCCGGTAGGTTTTGCGTCAGATGTTTTTGGAAAAAAGCAGCTAGTGGTTGCTGCGGGCCCTGGATCAATTGTTGATCAATGGCGATACCGATCAATATCTGCAGGAGCGGCAGATTCAGGGAATGCAGGTAATCTGTCTCCTTGGGGCCACCGAGCCAATAGTATTTTTCGGCGACCGTCTTGCCGTTGCGAAGCAGCAACAGGCTTCGAGCAGTGGGTAGCCGCGTGTCAACATAGTTAAATGCTTTGTTTAAAAGGTTCGGGTCGATGCCCTGCGATTCCGCTTCCGCCGGATGCCATTGTTTATCGCTCAAATAAAATGTCTTTTGAGCATAAACAACAATGAAAGCGTAAAATGCCGCTGTTGAGACTGCAAGACAGACCAGGTAAAGAACCATATGTTTGAGGATGCGTTTTTTAAGTATCATATGTTCTGCGCCTTCTGAACATCAAATCGTTTGACAGAATCCATCTGCCCAGCTCCATAAAAGACCCGCAAAAGGGCTGGCGCGAGCAATACATCGGCCAGAAAGGCCGCCAGTAACGCAATGCCCAGCACCAATCCGAAATCCGCGACCACTTTCAGGTCACTGAACAGCCGCATCCAGAAACTGGCAACCAGAATCAGTGTCGTTGCCAGCAGGGCGCGGCCTGCTGATCTTAACGTCTCGCTCACAGCAAAGTTGATATCGCCGGATTTCAGGTAGTACCTGCGGAAATTATGAAAAAAATGGATGGTGTCATCTACAGCCACTCCGATGAGGATAC from Desulfobacterales bacterium includes:
- a CDS encoding serine hydrolase domain-containing protein: MILKKRILKHMVLYLVCLAVSTAAFYAFIVVYAQKTFYLSDKQWHPAEAESQGIDPNLLNKAFNYVDTRLPTARSLLLLRNGKTVAEKYYWLGGPKETDYLHSLNLPLLQILIGIAIDQQLIQGPQQPLAAFFQKHLTQNLPDGTASMTLSRLLRSQAPLLWGAGSPDYWDLFYAEDKIEASLRLISRQQTNIQPATNFAAAYLLSQVIEQVSGQSVFNFADRYLFQPLGITTYAADDGDLPRDPMV